One Caulobacter segnis genomic window carries:
- the glp gene encoding gephyrin-like molybdotransferase Glp, protein MTSVARPLKNLTVEEARGRILDGAVRLGVETVPLADSLGRVLAAPVVADRHQPPFDASAMDGWAIRRADYAPGGAFAVAGESAAGKAFEREIRAGEAVRIFTGAPVPAGADLVIIQEEAVRDGQTVRFEAGENPKSNIRAAGGDFRAGDVLLEAGLVIDPWRLCLVASAGLAQVPVARRPRVAILATGDELVPPGQAPRPDQIYESGSFSLAALIGAWGGEAFRLTAQADDAAAIAAAIAPEGVSGEADLIVTIGGASVGDHDLVKPALKTLGLELAVETVAVRPGKPTWFGRLADAKGQDGRRVLGLPGNPASALVCAELFLRPLLSALAGGDPEVRLVPARLAAPLPAGGPREHWMRAALSVDPEGRTVATAFPDQDSSLVGVFSRADALLRRRAGAAAVSANDVIEVLPLRRG, encoded by the coding sequence GGACGGCGCCGTCCGCCTGGGCGTCGAGACCGTTCCCCTGGCCGACAGCCTGGGCCGCGTCCTGGCCGCGCCGGTCGTCGCCGACCGCCATCAGCCGCCGTTCGACGCCTCGGCCATGGACGGCTGGGCGATCCGCCGCGCGGACTACGCGCCGGGCGGGGCCTTCGCGGTCGCCGGCGAGAGCGCGGCGGGCAAGGCGTTCGAGCGCGAGATCCGGGCGGGCGAGGCCGTCCGCATCTTCACCGGCGCCCCGGTTCCGGCCGGCGCCGACCTCGTCATCATTCAGGAAGAAGCCGTTCGCGACGGCCAAACGGTCCGCTTCGAGGCCGGTGAGAATCCCAAGTCCAACATCCGCGCCGCCGGCGGCGATTTCCGGGCGGGCGACGTCCTGCTGGAGGCCGGACTCGTCATCGATCCCTGGCGGCTGTGTCTGGTCGCCTCGGCGGGCCTCGCCCAAGTCCCGGTGGCCCGCCGGCCGCGCGTGGCGATCCTGGCCACCGGCGACGAGCTGGTCCCGCCAGGCCAGGCGCCGCGTCCCGACCAGATCTACGAGAGCGGTTCGTTCAGCCTGGCGGCCCTGATCGGAGCCTGGGGCGGCGAGGCCTTCCGACTGACCGCTCAGGCCGACGACGCGGCGGCGATCGCCGCCGCCATTGCGCCAGAGGGCGTTTCTGGCGAGGCCGACCTGATCGTCACCATCGGCGGCGCCTCGGTCGGCGACCACGACCTGGTCAAGCCGGCCCTGAAGACACTGGGTCTCGAGCTCGCCGTCGAGACGGTCGCGGTGCGACCCGGCAAGCCGACCTGGTTCGGACGTCTCGCGGACGCCAAGGGGCAGGATGGCCGTCGCGTGCTGGGCCTGCCCGGCAATCCCGCCTCGGCCCTGGTCTGCGCCGAGCTGTTCCTGCGCCCGCTGCTGTCGGCCTTGGCCGGCGGCGATCCCGAGGTCCGCCTGGTTCCCGCCCGCCTCGCCGCGCCGCTGCCCGCCGGCGGTCCGCGCGAGCACTGGATGCGCGCGGCGCTGTCGGTCGATCCCGAGGGACGGACCGTGGCCACGGCCTTCCCGGACCAGGATTCCTCGCTGGTCGGCGTGTTCTCGCGAGCCGACGCCCTGTTGCGCCGCCGGGCCGGCGCCGCGGCTGTCTCGGCGAACGATGTCATCGAAGTTCTGCCGCTCCGCCGCGGCTGA
- a CDS encoding nucleoside-diphosphate sugar epimerase/dehydratase, whose amino-acid sequence MGHAGKIATHVLLAFLALLLGRYLVIDMPFTPDTLLQAGYYALASLLVELAFRVERAPWRFVSASDHLRLFRSAVLTAATFMVITRFAHPGIDGGLRTVAGAALFQGTFLSALRVIRRSLHERQLLDSVLRLGPASMHPALPRLLIIGSANEAEAFLRAPAGLGERYAPIGVVSPLDRETGDELRGVCVLGAIADFDRVLARLRDSGLPPSAILFLTDSAMSTFGAERLGRLKTEGVRLLRRHGVVEMGATASAGPVLREISLEELLSRPPVRLDPEPVRALVSGRRVLVTGAGGSIGSELCRQIAASGCVQLTMVDTSEYNLFHIDREIADSHPLLARREVLCDVRDTARVHRVFAEQAPDIIFHAAALKHVTLVENHPCEGVRTNVLGTRNVAAAAKACGAAHLALISTDKAVAPTSVMGAAKRVAEAVARQYGGGGEMRVSIVRFGNVLGSAGSVVPIFQQQIARGGPVTLTDAEVERYFMTIPEAVQLVLRAVALSMIASDGDEDGVLTLEMGEPVKIIDLARRMIELQGLVPGRDIDIKITGLRPGEKLTETLVDVNEVARPKAPGIMEALRLSAAPIIEDERLEALDALAEAGDEAAVRAHLFDLVEDLRQVGPSKVVKIRAS is encoded by the coding sequence ATGGGGCATGCGGGCAAGATCGCGACACACGTCCTGCTGGCTTTCCTGGCCCTGCTCTTGGGCCGCTACCTCGTCATCGACATGCCCTTCACGCCGGACACGCTCCTGCAGGCGGGCTACTATGCGCTGGCCTCGCTGCTGGTCGAGCTGGCGTTCCGGGTCGAGCGCGCGCCCTGGCGCTTCGTGTCGGCCAGCGACCACCTGCGCCTGTTCCGCTCGGCGGTGCTGACGGCCGCGACCTTCATGGTCATCACCCGCTTCGCCCATCCCGGCATCGACGGCGGCCTGCGCACGGTGGCGGGCGCGGCCCTGTTCCAGGGCACCTTCCTGTCCGCCCTGCGCGTCATCCGCCGCAGCCTGCATGAGCGCCAACTGCTGGACTCGGTGCTGCGCCTGGGTCCGGCCTCGATGCATCCGGCCCTGCCGCGCCTGCTGATCATCGGTTCGGCGAACGAGGCGGAGGCCTTCCTGCGCGCCCCGGCCGGCCTGGGCGAACGCTACGCCCCGATCGGCGTCGTCTCGCCGCTGGACCGCGAGACCGGCGACGAACTGCGCGGCGTCTGCGTGCTGGGCGCCATCGCCGACTTCGACCGCGTGTTGGCCCGCCTGCGCGACAGCGGCCTGCCGCCTTCGGCGATCCTTTTCCTGACTGACAGCGCCATGAGCACCTTCGGCGCTGAGCGCCTGGGCCGGCTGAAGACCGAGGGCGTGCGCCTGCTGCGCCGCCACGGCGTGGTCGAGATGGGCGCGACGGCCAGCGCCGGTCCGGTCCTGCGCGAGATCAGCCTGGAAGAACTGCTGAGCCGCCCGCCCGTGCGCCTGGATCCCGAACCGGTCCGCGCCCTGGTCTCGGGCCGCCGCGTGCTGGTCACTGGGGCCGGCGGCAGCATCGGTTCGGAGCTGTGCCGCCAGATCGCCGCCAGCGGCTGCGTGCAGCTGACCATGGTCGACACCTCGGAATACAACCTATTCCATATCGACCGCGAGATCGCCGACAGCCACCCGCTGCTGGCGCGCCGCGAGGTGCTGTGCGACGTGCGCGACACCGCGCGCGTCCATCGGGTGTTCGCCGAGCAGGCGCCCGACATCATCTTCCACGCCGCGGCGCTGAAGCATGTCACCCTGGTCGAGAACCACCCTTGCGAGGGCGTGCGGACCAATGTGCTGGGCACGCGCAACGTCGCCGCCGCCGCCAAGGCCTGCGGCGCGGCGCACCTGGCCCTGATCTCGACCGACAAGGCCGTGGCGCCGACCAGCGTGATGGGCGCGGCCAAGCGCGTGGCCGAGGCCGTGGCGCGTCAGTACGGCGGCGGCGGCGAGATGCGCGTCAGCATCGTGCGGTTCGGCAACGTGCTGGGCTCGGCCGGCTCGGTCGTGCCGATCTTCCAGCAGCAGATCGCCCGCGGCGGCCCGGTCACCCTGACCGACGCCGAGGTCGAGCGCTACTTCATGACCATTCCCGAGGCGGTGCAACTGGTGCTGCGCGCGGTGGCCCTGTCGATGATCGCTTCCGACGGCGACGAGGATGGGGTCCTGACGCTGGAGATGGGCGAGCCGGTCAAGATCATCGACCTGGCCCGGCGGATGATCGAGCTGCAGGGGCTGGTCCCCGGCCGCGATATCGACATCAAGATCACCGGCCTGCGTCCCGGCGAGAAGCTGACCGAGACCCTTGTCGACGTGAACGAGGTCGCCCGGCCCAAGGCCCCCGGCATCATGGAGGCCCTGCGCCTCTCGGCCGCGCCGATCATCGAGGACGAGCGCCTGGAAGCCCTCGACGCCCTGGCCGAGGCCGGCGACGAGGCGGCCGTCCGCGCGCACCTGTTCGACCTGGTCGAGGACCTGCGCCAGGTGGGCCCGTCCAAGGTGGTGAAGATCCGGGCGTCGTAA